Proteins from a genomic interval of Streptomyces fodineus:
- a CDS encoding Mov34/MPN/PAD-1 family protein yields MLTITQALVDQIVAHARKDHPDEACGVVAGPAGSDRPERFIPMLNAAMSPTFYEFDSGDLLRLYRELDDRDEDPVVIYHSHTATEAYPSRTDISYANEPGAHYVLVSTRDTDDLGDFQFRSFRIMEGEVTEEEVRIVEAY; encoded by the coding sequence ATGCTGACCATCACCCAGGCCCTCGTCGACCAGATCGTCGCCCACGCCCGCAAGGACCACCCCGACGAGGCGTGCGGGGTCGTGGCGGGCCCGGCGGGCTCGGACCGCCCCGAGCGCTTCATCCCCATGCTGAACGCGGCGATGTCGCCGACCTTCTACGAGTTCGACTCGGGCGACCTGCTGAGGCTCTACCGCGAACTGGACGACCGCGACGAGGATCCGGTGGTCATCTACCACTCCCACACCGCCACCGAGGCCTACCCCTCGCGCACCGACATCTCCTACGCCAACGAGCCCGGCGCCCACTACGTCCTCGTCTCCACCCGCGACACCGACGACCTCGGCGACTTCCAGTTCCGTTCGTTCCGGATCATGGAAGGCGAGGTCACGGAGGAGGAGGTCAGGATCGTGGAGGCGTACTGA
- a CDS encoding putative leader peptide, translating to MVLNDVSEKAPGMLLVARLHVDLCRLNSAIC from the coding sequence ATGGTTCTGAACGACGTGAGCGAGAAGGCGCCGGGCATGCTGCTCGTGGCGCGGCTGCACGTCGACCTGTGCAGGCTGAACAGCGCCATCTGTTGA
- a CDS encoding MoaD/ThiS family protein: MAIEVRIPTILRTYTDGEKAVEGKGTTLAELFADLETRHAGIQARIVDEGKLRRFVNVYLNDEDVRFIDGIETKLSDGDTVTILPAVAGGMR; this comes from the coding sequence ATGGCCATCGAGGTCCGCATCCCGACCATCCTCCGCACGTACACCGACGGTGAGAAGGCGGTGGAGGGCAAGGGGACCACCCTCGCCGAGCTGTTCGCCGACCTCGAGACCCGGCATGCGGGCATCCAGGCCCGCATCGTGGACGAGGGCAAGCTGCGCCGCTTCGTCAACGTGTATCTGAACGACGAGGACGTCCGCTTCATCGACGGCATCGAGACCAAGCTGTCCGACGGCGACACCGTGACGATCCTGCCGGCCGTCGCCGGCGGCATGCGCTGA
- a CDS encoding PLP-dependent cysteine synthase family protein, which produces MRYDSPLAAVGNTPLVRLPRLSPSADVRIWAKLEDRNPTGSVKDRPALHMIEQAEKDGRLTPGCTILEPTSGNTGISLAMAAKLKGYRMVCVMPENTSQERRDLLGMWGAEIISSPAAGGSNTAVRVAKELAAEHPDWVMLYQYGNPDNAGAHYATTGPEILADLPSITHFVAGLGTTGTLMGVGRFLREHKPGIQIVAAEPRYDDLVYGLRNLDEGFVPELYDASVLTARFSVGSADAVTRTRELLQQEGIFAGVSTGAALHAAIGVGRKAVKAGESADIVFIVADGGWKYLSTGVYTAATTEEAIETLQGQLWA; this is translated from the coding sequence ATGCGCTACGACTCTCCGCTGGCCGCGGTGGGCAACACCCCGTTGGTGCGCCTGCCGCGGCTCTCGCCGTCCGCCGATGTCCGTATCTGGGCCAAGCTGGAGGACCGCAACCCCACGGGCTCGGTCAAGGACCGCCCCGCGCTGCACATGATCGAGCAGGCGGAGAAGGACGGCCGGCTCACCCCGGGCTGCACGATCCTGGAGCCCACCTCCGGCAACACCGGCATCTCCCTCGCCATGGCGGCCAAGCTCAAGGGCTACCGCATGGTGTGCGTGATGCCGGAGAACACCTCGCAGGAGCGCCGGGACCTGCTCGGCATGTGGGGTGCCGAGATCATCTCCTCCCCGGCCGCGGGCGGTTCCAACACCGCGGTGCGCGTGGCCAAGGAGCTGGCCGCCGAGCACCCCGACTGGGTGATGCTCTACCAGTACGGCAACCCGGACAACGCGGGCGCCCACTACGCCACCACGGGCCCCGAGATCCTCGCCGACCTCCCCTCGATCACCCACTTCGTGGCCGGTCTCGGCACCACCGGCACCCTGATGGGCGTCGGCCGCTTCCTGCGCGAGCACAAGCCCGGCATCCAGATCGTCGCCGCCGAACCGCGCTACGACGACCTGGTGTACGGCCTGAGGAACCTCGACGAGGGCTTCGTACCGGAGCTGTACGACGCCTCCGTCCTCACCGCCCGCTTCTCGGTCGGCTCGGCCGACGCGGTCACCCGCACCCGTGAACTCCTGCAGCAGGAGGGCATCTTCGCGGGCGTCTCGACCGGCGCCGCGCTGCACGCGGCGATCGGGGTCGGCCGGAAGGCGGTCAAGGCGGGGGAGTCCGCCGACATCGTCTTCATCGTGGCCGACGGCGGCTGGAAGTACCTGTCCACCGGTGTCTACACGGCGGCCACCACCGAGGAGGCCATCGAGACGCTCCAGGGCCAGCTCTGGGCGTAG